A region from the Benincasa hispida cultivar B227 chromosome 12, ASM972705v1, whole genome shotgun sequence genome encodes:
- the LOC120067983 gene encoding uncharacterized protein LOC120067983 translates to MVDLQIVCCMCGDIGFPDKLFRCNKCHNRFQHSYCSNYYSESAEPIEVCDWCQCEGRTSSRSHGSSSRRPPSTGTNAAGLMSRSEYSGEKIKHHHDDSATTIEKGKHGGAGSTPSPRPTTRRYKLLKDVMC, encoded by the exons atggTGGATCTTCAAATCGTTTGCTGCATGTGCGGCGATATCGGTTTCCCTGACAAGCTCTTCCGTTGCAACAAGTGCCACAACCGCTTCCAACACTC CTACTGCAGCAATTACTACAGTGAATCCGCGGAGCCAATAGAGGTGTGTGATTGGTGTCAGTGTGAAGGTCGGACTTCCTCCAGATCACACGGAAGCTCTTCCCGGAGACCGCCGTCGACCGGTACAAACGCCGCCGGACTCATGAGCCGCTCCGAGTATTCCGGCGAAAAAATCAAGCACCATCATGATGATTCTGCAACCACCATCGAGAAGGGGAAACACGGCGGCGCCGGTAGCACTCCGTCGCCGAGACCGACCACGCGGAGGTACAAGCTTCTGAAGGACGTAATGTGCTGA